The following coding sequences lie in one Rutidosis leptorrhynchoides isolate AG116_Rl617_1_P2 chromosome 6, CSIRO_AGI_Rlap_v1, whole genome shotgun sequence genomic window:
- the LOC139856170 gene encoding uncharacterized protein — MSISTALNIDYNIEYRSKNDDAWYLSGIIFENGNRLRVKFKEFPQSYYDEVFSIDDFSNHSDIDEFIGRFRDVSQPIEDNECSKVIQGMTVCAICRGFDGSIRYFDAIVDDVCYKQHTPAKCVCKYSLFWQRGPEKGYITATTLDDIWINTTGAVNPIVTEFAKLVESKLTAVSFQEHGGAGNSSHVKLSEGKERFCYELSDDDRDLGGLKDTGCHHYIILENLEKDLCPILMMQFIHEQTSITGQAYIFPNLSVETYARGVIMVDNISNIKRIYEFINNSNHIITSFSGRPWVIAEETLKTGTFNTNMQNLQPRSKHIYTGRDLMVVRVGTEEYSRAKQLKDLFMEYRNHLNGLARRLDMEEKKNQLSSIAN; from the exons ATGTCGATTTCCACCGCCCTCAATATAGACTACAATATCGAATACCGATCGAAGAACGATGACGCGTGGTACCTTTCCGGCATCATTTTCGAAAACGGAAACCGACTACGCGTAAAGTTTAAGGAATTTCCACAAAGCTACTACGATGAGGTTTTCTCAATCGACGACTTCTCGAATCACAGTGATATTGATGAATTTATCGGTCGATTCCGTGATGTTTCTCAACCGATCGAAGATAACGAGTGTTCGAAAGTGATTCAGGGCATGACGGTTTGTGCTATCTGTAGAGGCTTTGATGGATCGATTAGATACTTTGACGCCATCGTTGATGAT GTGTGTTACAAACAGCATACACCTGCAAAATGTGTATGCAAGTATTCTCTGTTCTGGCAACGTGGTCCTGAAAAAGGCTATATAACCGCAACAACACTTGATGATATATGGATCAACACGACTGGTGCAGTTAATCCCATAGTTACTGAATTCGCAAAGCTTGTTGAGAGTAAACTTACAGCAGTCTCTTTTCAG GAGCATGGTGGTGCGGGAAACAGTTCTCATGTAAAATTATCTGAAG GAAAAGAAAGGTTCTGCTATGAATTAAGTGATGACGATAGAGATTTGGGAGGTCTTAAAGATACTGGCTGTCATCATTATATAATATTAGAAAATCTGGAGAAAGATCTTTGCCCAATTTTAATGATGCAGTTCATACACGAGCAAACTTCAATCACAGGACAGGCATACATCTTCCCAAATTTGTCAGTGGAAACATATGCAAGAGGAGTAATCATGGTGGATAACATatcaaatataaaaaggatttatgAATTTATAAACAATTCTAATCACATCATTACATCTTTCTCTGGAAG GCCATGGGTAATAGCTGAAGAAACGCTTAAGACTGGAACTTTCAACACAAACATGCAGAACTTGCAGCCAAGGTCTAAG CATATATATACAGGGAGGGATTTAATGGTTGTTCGAGTTGGAACAGAAGAATACAGCAGAGCTAAACAGCTAAAAGATCTATTTATGGAATATCGCAATCATCTAAATGGACTTGCACGCAGGTTGGATATGGAGGAGAAGAAGAACCAGCTTTCATCCATTGCAAATTAG